From Sporolactobacillus pectinivorans:
TGCAGAGCAGAAAGGATGAGGTGACCGGAACAGGCACCGGATTTATGGAGCTCGATCGAATGACAGCAGGCTTTCAGAAAAGTGATCTGATCATCGTGGCTGCGCGGCCGTCTGTGGGGAAAACCGCGTTTGCACTCAATATCGCGCAGAATGTAGCGACAAAGAATGATTCTAATGTTGCTATTTTCAGTCTTGAAATGGGCGCACGCCAGCTTGCGATGCGTATGCTGTGCGCTGAGGGGAATATTGACGCACAGAAACTCCGTACCGGCCGTCTTGAGGACGATGACTGGCAAAAATTGACGATGGCGATGGGAACATTGTCGCGTGCCGGTATCTACATTGATGATTCGCCGGGCATCCGGGTAAATGATATACGTTCGAAGTGCCGTAGGCTGAAGCAGGAAAAAGGACTTGATCTTGTAATTATAGATTATCTGCAGCTGATTGTCGGTTCCGGGAATCTCGGGCATCAGGAAAACCGCCAGCAGGAAGTTTCGGAAATTTCCCGAACCCTGAAAGCCATGGCCCGTGAACTGGATGTTCCGGTCATAGCTTTGTCCCAGCTTTCAAGAGGTGTTGAATCACGTCAGGATAAAAGGCCGATGATGAGTGACATCCGTGAATCCGGCAGTATCGAACAGGATGCGGATATTGTGGCCTTTCTCTACCGCGATGATTATTACAATAAAGAGAGTGAAAAACAGAACATTATTGAAATCATCATTGCAAAACAGCGAAATGGTCCGGTAGGCACTGTCGAACTGGCGTTTATCAAGGAATATAATAAGTTTGTCAACATTGACAGAAATCATCAGGAAAATATTCCACGCGGAGCATAAGTTTCATCTGGCCAGAAAAGCATAAAATCCGAACGAAAAGCAATCCGATCATAGAAATTGTTCGCCTATTGTCGTTGACTTTTAAATTCAATAGCTGTTAGACTAAACAGGGTCGGAGAGAAAAATTTTAACTGGATGAAGTAAGGGGCTGAAGGTATGTCTTCTGTAGTTATAGTGGGTGCCCAGTGGGGCGATGAAGGAAAAGGCAAAATTACGGATTATCTCTCGGAAAACTCTGAAGTGGTGTCACGTTATCAGGGTGGAGACAATGCGGGCCATACAATTGTCTGGAACGGAAAGACTTACAAGCTGAGGTTAATGCCTTCGGGAATACTCTATAAGGATAAAATCTGCGTGCTTGGAAACGGCATGGTGATCAATCCTAAATCGCTCTGCAGCGAACTGGACTACATGAAGGAAAACGGCATCAGCACCGAAAATTTGCGCATCAGCAATCGGGCGCATCTGGTTCTGCCTTATCACCTGAAACTTGATATTCTGGAAGAAAAGAGCAAAGGTGCCTCCAAGATCGGTACGACTCAAAAGGGGATTGGACCGGCTTACATGGATAAAGCCGCACGAATTGGCATCCGGATGGCCGATCTCCTCGAACCGGAGACTTTTAAGGAAAAACTGACAAAAAATCTGGCTTCCAAAAATCGCCTACTTGAAAAAATGTACGACAGTGAAGGATTCAATATTGATGATATTTACGGCGAATATCTCGCATATGGAGAAAGAGTACGCCACTTGGTCTGCGATACGTCTGTAGTGCTTAACGAGGCGCTTGATACCGGAAAGCGGGTGCTTTTTGAAGGTGCCCAGGGCTGTATGCTTGATATCGATCAAGGGACGTACCCATTTGTAACATCGTCAAATCCGGTAGCCGGTGGTGTAACGATCGGTGCCGGTGTCGGCCCGACGAAAATCAATCATGTAGTCGGCTGCGCTAAAGCTTATACTACACGGGTTGGCGATGGACCGTTCCCGACAGAGTTGACCAATGCTATCGGCGATCAGATCCGTGAAACCGGGCATGAATACGGTACGGTGACCGGACGCCCCCGCCGAGTCGGCTGGTTTGACAGTGTCGTGCTTCGACATTCCCGCCGAGTCAGCGGCCTGACGGATCTTTCCCTTAACTGTGTCGATGTACTGACAGGACTGGAAACGGTGAAGATCTGCAAGGCTTATGAATTCAAGGGCAAAGTGATCCGGGAATTCCCGGCGAGCCTGAATATTCTTGCGGCGTGCAAACCGATTTATGAAGAAATGCCGGGTTGGTCGGAAGACATTACAGGAGCTCGGTCACTTTCCGATCTGCCGCAGAACGCCCGCCATTATATTGAACGGATTTCTCAGCTCACCGGTGTGCCGCTGTCGCTGTTTTCGGTCGGACCGGATCGTGGGCAGACTATCGAAGTGCGCAGTGTATTTGCCTGATATCGATGAATTTGAAAAGAACAGGCCTCACTTGGAGCGGAATTTCTTATGGAATTCTGCTCCTGCTATATTAGAGCCTATCCAAAAAAGGTGACGAAGGAGGGCGTTTGCAGGCTAAAAACGTAACACTGTGTTGCAGGGCCTGCACTAGGTCGTCCATAACCATCGGAAGGTCGAGGCGGCGAAGTTTAGAGGACTGGGGGGAACAAGCGGGCGTTGAGATTCGCTGCTGATCATTCGGTGACATTTTGCCCCATTCTAATAAAAAAAGGAATGCTTTATGCGACTGGAAGGAGCAGGTATACAAAGAAAAGACATTAAATTGAAATAAAGAGTTGCCATTGCAGGCTAACGATGGTATAATATTACTTGTGCCGCGAAAAGGAACATCATTAAAATTCTTTTCCGGATTTGAAAGAGATCGTTGATTGTCGCGGGGTGGAGCAGTCTGGTAGCTCGTCGGGCTCATAACCCGAAGGTCGCAGGTTCAAATCCTGCCCCCGCAACCAATGGGTCCGTGGTGTAGTGGTTAACATGCCTGCCTGTCACGCAGGAGATCGGCGGTTCAAGTCCGCTCGGACCCGCCATTTTGATTATGATCAGTATGCTTCATTTTTATAATGAATGGGTTTACCCACAAGCATACTGTTTTATTTATATTATGGCTCGATAGCTCAGTCGGTAGAGCAGAGGACTGAAAATCCTCGTGTCGGTGGTTCGATTCCGCCTCGAGC
This genomic window contains:
- a CDS encoding adenylosuccinate synthase; the protein is MSSVVIVGAQWGDEGKGKITDYLSENSEVVSRYQGGDNAGHTIVWNGKTYKLRLMPSGILYKDKICVLGNGMVINPKSLCSELDYMKENGISTENLRISNRAHLVLPYHLKLDILEEKSKGASKIGTTQKGIGPAYMDKAARIGIRMADLLEPETFKEKLTKNLASKNRLLEKMYDSEGFNIDDIYGEYLAYGERVRHLVCDTSVVLNEALDTGKRVLFEGAQGCMLDIDQGTYPFVTSSNPVAGGVTIGAGVGPTKINHVVGCAKAYTTRVGDGPFPTELTNAIGDQIRETGHEYGTVTGRPRRVGWFDSVVLRHSRRVSGLTDLSLNCVDVLTGLETVKICKAYEFKGKVIREFPASLNILAACKPIYEEMPGWSEDITGARSLSDLPQNARHYIERISQLTGVPLSLFSVGPDRGQTIEVRSVFA
- the dnaB gene encoding replicative DNA helicase, producing MSDLFADRTPPYNTEAEQAVLGAVFLEPPAVITASERLVPEDFYRTSHQLIFSVMLQLFDRNEPVDVVTVTNALQSAKHLEEVGGVSYLADLAGSAPTAANIEYYCNIVAEKSLLRRLIRTATQIVSESYTREDDAESIVDDAERQILEVAERKRTGEFRPIKDVLIETYDNIEALQSRKDEVTGTGTGFMELDRMTAGFQKSDLIIVAARPSVGKTAFALNIAQNVATKNDSNVAIFSLEMGARQLAMRMLCAEGNIDAQKLRTGRLEDDDWQKLTMAMGTLSRAGIYIDDSPGIRVNDIRSKCRRLKQEKGLDLVIIDYLQLIVGSGNLGHQENRQQEVSEISRTLKAMARELDVPVIALSQLSRGVESRQDKRPMMSDIRESGSIEQDADIVAFLYRDDYYNKESEKQNIIEIIIAKQRNGPVGTVELAFIKEYNKFVNIDRNHQENIPRGA